In Rhizobium oryzihabitans, one DNA window encodes the following:
- the ehuB gene encoding ectoine/hydroxyectoine ABC transporter substrate-binding protein EhuB, with the protein MRINKLAGLSALALTIGVTSASALTVEEVKKQGYIRAATANEVPYSYMQPDGTSAGIGPDVANAVLKSMGIEEVNWTVTPFGTLIPGLKARRFDFAAAEQNISPERCKQVAFTEPNSSYGEGLLVKKGNPKKLTTYADIAKDPSLKVAVVSGANNVDFLRAVGVKDEQIVFIPANADAIPTVQSRADAYAATELTVSELAKGQANVEQVTPFEDPVVKGAPVRNYGGFAFRPEDKELRDAFDAALVEFRKTDDYKKILSKYGLSEQSIAAAAEKKVADLCAGK; encoded by the coding sequence ATGCGCATTAACAAACTCGCGGGGCTGTCTGCCCTTGCCCTCACCATCGGCGTGACGTCGGCCAGCGCTTTGACCGTCGAGGAAGTCAAGAAACAGGGATACATCCGCGCCGCCACGGCCAATGAAGTACCCTATTCCTACATGCAGCCCGATGGCACCTCTGCCGGCATAGGGCCGGATGTGGCAAATGCCGTCTTGAAATCCATGGGGATCGAAGAGGTCAACTGGACCGTGACGCCGTTCGGCACGTTGATCCCCGGCCTGAAGGCGCGCCGCTTCGATTTTGCCGCCGCGGAACAGAATATCTCGCCCGAACGCTGCAAGCAGGTTGCGTTCACCGAACCGAATTCATCCTATGGCGAAGGCCTGCTGGTCAAGAAGGGCAATCCCAAAAAACTGACCACCTATGCCGATATCGCCAAGGATCCATCGTTGAAGGTGGCCGTGGTGTCCGGCGCCAATAATGTCGATTTCCTGCGGGCGGTTGGCGTCAAGGATGAGCAGATCGTCTTCATTCCAGCCAATGCGGATGCCATCCCCACCGTTCAGAGCCGTGCTGACGCCTATGCCGCCACGGAACTGACCGTTTCGGAACTCGCCAAGGGTCAGGCCAATGTCGAGCAGGTTACGCCGTTCGAGGATCCGGTCGTCAAGGGCGCGCCAGTCCGTAATTACGGCGGCTTTGCATTTCGCCCGGAGGACAAGGAACTGCGCGATGCCTTCGATGCGGCCCTGGTCGAATTTCGCAAGACGGACGACTACAAGAAAATCCTGAGCAAATACGGCCTGTCCGAACAGAGCATCGCGGCGGCAGCCGAAAAGAAGGTCGCCGATCTCTGCGCCGGCAAATAA
- the ehuD gene encoding ectoine/hydroxyectoine ABC transporter permease subunit EhuD: protein MMYGYEWDTTTWLTYTTSILPIILIGLTVTLKAAAAGFAIALVLGLVFALLRRSRVRMISWPTALIVEFLRDTPLLVQLFFLYYVLPDFGIVLPAFLTGALALGLQYAAYTSEVYRGGIEAVHHGQWEAATALNLTQMQTYRDIIIPQAIPRIVPAMGNYLVAMIKETPVLSVVTVLEMMGLANMIGERTFEYLVPLTLVGLIFLLLTLICSAGLNRLQKALPKAGIPLR from the coding sequence ATGATGTACGGTTACGAATGGGACACGACCACCTGGCTCACCTACACAACGTCGATCCTGCCCATCATCCTGATTGGCTTGACGGTGACCCTGAAGGCCGCCGCGGCCGGCTTCGCAATCGCGTTGGTGCTGGGGCTGGTCTTTGCGCTCCTGCGCAGGAGCCGCGTCAGGATGATTTCCTGGCCGACCGCTCTGATTGTCGAATTCCTGCGCGATACGCCGCTTCTGGTGCAGCTGTTTTTCCTTTATTACGTGCTTCCCGATTTCGGTATCGTGCTTCCCGCCTTCCTGACCGGTGCCCTGGCACTCGGCCTGCAATATGCGGCCTATACGTCCGAGGTCTATCGCGGCGGCATCGAAGCAGTGCACCACGGCCAATGGGAAGCAGCCACTGCACTCAATCTGACGCAGATGCAGACCTATCGGGACATCATCATTCCCCAGGCAATCCCGCGTATCGTTCCGGCGATGGGCAACTACCTTGTCGCCATGATCAAGGAGACACCGGTCCTTTCCGTCGTCACCGTTCTCGAGATGATGGGGCTTGCCAACATGATCGGCGAGCGCACCTTCGAATATCTGGTGCCGCTGACGCTTGTCGGCCTCATCTTCCTACTTCTCACACTAATCTGCTCAGCAGGCCTCAACCGCCTGCAGAAGGCGCTCCCGAAAGCAGGAATACCGTTGCGATGA
- the doeB gene encoding N(2)-acetyl-L-2,4-diaminobutanoate deacetylase DoeB, translating to MLSTALRPSPIMPSVDFDAKGVQHGHLRLPYSRDDSAWGSVMIPICVIANGEGPTALLTGANHGDEYEGPAALFELAHTLDPAEVSGRIIIVPALNYPAFRAGTRTSPIDRGNLNRSFPGRPDGTVTEKIADYVTRHLIPLADIVLDFHSGGKTLDFLPYAAAHELPDKTQEARCFDAVAAFAAPYSMKMLEIDAVGMLDTTVEELGKVFVTTELGGAGTASAKSIDIARKGSLNLLRHVGILTGAAAPLASRWLDMPSSDCFTFAEDDGLVAFVRDLGDMVTAGETIARIYPVGKTGLAPVEYRAAIDGVLAARHVPGLIKAGDCLSVIATITEKP from the coding sequence ATGTTGAGTACCGCGCTTCGCCCCTCGCCGATCATGCCTTCCGTCGATTTCGATGCGAAGGGCGTGCAGCATGGTCATCTGCGACTGCCCTACAGCCGCGATGACAGCGCCTGGGGCTCGGTGATGATACCGATCTGCGTTATCGCCAATGGCGAAGGGCCGACCGCGCTTCTGACCGGCGCCAATCATGGCGACGAATATGAGGGCCCGGCCGCACTCTTCGAACTCGCCCACACCCTTGATCCGGCGGAGGTGAGCGGGCGCATCATCATCGTACCGGCGCTGAATTATCCGGCTTTTCGAGCCGGGACGCGCACTTCGCCGATCGACCGGGGAAACCTCAACCGCAGCTTTCCCGGCCGCCCCGACGGAACGGTGACGGAGAAGATCGCCGACTACGTCACCCGCCACCTGATACCGCTGGCCGATATCGTTCTGGACTTTCATTCCGGCGGCAAGACGCTCGACTTCCTGCCCTATGCCGCCGCCCACGAACTGCCCGACAAGACACAGGAAGCCCGCTGCTTTGATGCGGTGGCGGCTTTTGCGGCGCCCTATTCGATGAAGATGCTGGAAATCGATGCCGTCGGCATGCTCGACACGACCGTCGAAGAACTTGGCAAGGTCTTTGTCACGACCGAGCTCGGCGGGGCGGGAACCGCCAGCGCAAAATCGATCGACATCGCCCGAAAAGGCAGTCTCAACCTGCTGCGGCATGTCGGCATACTCACCGGCGCGGCGGCCCCGTTGGCAAGCCGCTGGCTGGACATGCCCTCAAGCGATTGCTTCACCTTTGCAGAAGACGACGGGCTCGTCGCCTTTGTCCGTGATCTGGGAGATATGGTCACGGCAGGTGAGACGATCGCGCGGATCTATCCGGTTGGAAAAACCGGCCTTGCACCCGTCGAGTACCGCGCGGCCATTGATGGCGTGCTTGCGGCGCGCCACGTTCCCGGCCTGATCAAGGCCGGCGACTGCCTTTCCGTCATCGCCACGATAACGGAGAAACCCTAG
- the ehuC gene encoding ectoine/hydroxyectoine ABC transporter permease subunit EhuC, which translates to MDMTAYLPMMWQGAVVTMTITLAALVVGTVLAFFFGILRVEGGPILSAIALCYTEVFRGTSLLVQLFWFYYALPLVGLSFDPITTGVLVLAAHAGGYGAEIVRGALSSVSVQQLEAARALNFTRLQTLFRISLPQAVVEMMPAFGNLAIETLKLSSLVSLISIADLTFAAQSIRNLTLDSASIYSITLLCYFAMSLILMAIIRVIEHFVRRGNVFPRTRHS; encoded by the coding sequence ATGGACATGACAGCTTACCTGCCGATGATGTGGCAAGGCGCCGTCGTCACCATGACGATCACGCTGGCTGCCCTCGTTGTCGGAACGGTGCTCGCCTTCTTCTTCGGTATTTTACGCGTTGAAGGCGGTCCAATCCTGTCGGCAATCGCACTTTGTTATACCGAAGTGTTTCGCGGCACCTCGCTGCTGGTCCAGCTCTTCTGGTTCTATTATGCCCTGCCGCTGGTTGGCCTGAGCTTCGATCCGATCACCACCGGCGTTCTGGTGCTGGCGGCCCACGCCGGCGGTTACGGTGCGGAGATCGTGCGGGGTGCATTGTCCTCCGTTTCGGTGCAGCAGCTGGAAGCCGCCCGCGCGCTCAACTTTACGCGGCTGCAGACGCTGTTTCGCATTTCGCTGCCGCAGGCGGTCGTTGAGATGATGCCGGCTTTCGGCAATCTGGCCATCGAAACGCTGAAACTCTCCTCGCTTGTATCACTGATCTCGATCGCCGACCTGACCTTCGCGGCGCAGTCGATCCGCAACCTGACGCTGGATAGCGCCAGCATCTATTCGATCACGCTCCTCTGCTATTTCGCGATGTCACTCATCCTCATGGCAATCATCCGGGTGATCGAGCATTTCGTAAGACGTGGCAACGTCTTCCCGCGCACCCGCCATTCGTAA
- the doeA gene encoding ectoine hydrolase DoeA (DoeA (degradation of ectoine A) is also called EutD (ectoine utilization D).) yields MSVTLNFTREEYAARLSKTRNAMEKAGIDLLVVTDPSNMHWLTGYDGWSFYVHQCVLVPPDGEPIWYGRKQDANGAKRTAYLAHDKIIGYPDHYVQSTERHPMDLLSQIIEDRGWSGLTVGVEMDNYYFSAAAFASLQKHLPNARFKDAAGLVNWQRAVKSPTELDYMRKAGKIVELMHKRIVDVVEPGMRKCDLVAEIYDAGIRGTAEFGGDYPAIVPLLPSGADASAPHLTWDDKPMRSGEGTFFEIAGAYRRYHCPLSRTVFLGKPTQAFLDAEKATLEGMEAGLSAARPGNSCEDIANAFFAVLKKYGIIKDNRTGYPIGLSYPPDWGERTMSLRPGDRTELQPGMTFHFMTGLWLDDMGLEITESIAITETGVECLSNVPRQLFVKG; encoded by the coding sequence GTGAGCGTGACGCTGAATTTTACGCGCGAGGAATATGCCGCGCGCCTGTCCAAAACCCGAAATGCCATGGAAAAGGCCGGCATCGATCTCCTTGTTGTCACCGACCCATCCAACATGCACTGGCTGACCGGTTATGACGGCTGGTCCTTCTATGTGCATCAATGCGTGCTCGTGCCGCCGGATGGCGAGCCGATCTGGTACGGCCGCAAGCAGGACGCCAACGGCGCAAAGCGCACGGCCTACCTCGCCCATGACAAGATTATCGGCTATCCCGATCACTACGTTCAATCGACCGAGCGGCACCCGATGGATCTGCTATCGCAGATCATCGAAGACCGGGGCTGGTCCGGCCTGACGGTCGGCGTCGAGATGGATAACTACTATTTCTCTGCCGCCGCTTTTGCATCGCTGCAGAAACATCTGCCGAACGCCCGCTTCAAGGATGCTGCCGGTCTCGTGAACTGGCAGCGCGCGGTGAAGAGCCCGACCGAACTCGACTATATGCGCAAGGCCGGCAAGATCGTCGAGCTGATGCACAAGCGTATCGTCGATGTCGTTGAGCCGGGCATGCGCAAATGTGATCTCGTTGCCGAGATTTACGATGCCGGCATTCGCGGCACCGCCGAATTCGGCGGTGACTATCCCGCCATTGTTCCCCTCCTGCCATCCGGAGCGGACGCTTCCGCGCCGCACCTGACCTGGGATGACAAACCGATGCGCTCAGGGGAAGGCACTTTTTTCGAGATCGCCGGCGCCTACAGGCGTTATCATTGCCCGCTATCACGCACGGTTTTCCTCGGCAAGCCGACACAGGCGTTTCTCGACGCGGAAAAGGCGACGCTCGAAGGCATGGAGGCCGGGCTTTCGGCTGCCAGACCGGGCAATAGCTGCGAAGACATCGCCAACGCCTTTTTCGCCGTGCTGAAAAAATACGGGATCATCAAGGACAATCGTACCGGCTATCCGATCGGCCTGTCCTACCCGCCGGACTGGGGCGAGCGTACAATGAGCCTGCGACCCGGCGACCGCACGGAGCTTCAGCCCGGCATGACGTTTCATTTCATGACCGGTCTGTGGCTGGACGATATGGGGCTCGAAATCACCGAAAGCATCGCGATCACCGAAACCGGCGTCGAATGCCTGTCGAATGTGCCGCGGCAACTCTTCGTGAAGGGCTGA
- the ehuA gene encoding ectoine/hydroxyectoine ABC transporter ATP-binding protein EhuA, protein MTNIINQPLIEFSDVTKRFGILTVLDHFNFSVAKGEKVTLIGPSGSGKSTVLRILMTLEPFQEGKLTLADISYHENGGKGPFRASEKHLRQIRNHVGMVFQSFNLFPHMTVLRNVVEAPVRVLGISRGEAEARAIELLKMVGLADKKDHYPVQLSGGQQQRVAIARSLAMRPRVLLFDEPTSALDPQLVGEVLSVIRDLAHEHDLTMLLVTHEMRFAREVSDRVCFFDKGRICEEGLPEEIFGSPKQERTREFLSSVLR, encoded by the coding sequence ATGACCAATATCATCAATCAGCCGCTTATCGAATTTTCCGACGTCACGAAGCGCTTCGGCATTCTGACGGTTCTCGACCATTTCAATTTCAGTGTAGCGAAGGGTGAAAAAGTCACGCTGATCGGCCCGTCCGGATCCGGCAAATCAACGGTCCTGCGCATTCTCATGACGCTGGAACCGTTTCAGGAGGGCAAGCTTACCCTGGCCGATATCTCCTATCACGAAAACGGAGGCAAAGGCCCTTTCAGGGCTTCGGAAAAGCACCTTCGCCAGATCCGCAATCACGTCGGCATGGTCTTCCAGAGCTTCAATCTCTTTCCGCATATGACTGTTCTGCGCAACGTCGTTGAAGCGCCGGTGCGCGTATTGGGCATCAGCCGTGGCGAAGCGGAAGCACGCGCCATCGAACTGCTCAAGATGGTGGGACTGGCGGACAAGAAAGATCACTATCCGGTGCAGCTTTCCGGCGGACAGCAGCAACGCGTCGCCATTGCCCGTTCGCTCGCCATGCGCCCCCGTGTCCTGCTTTTCGACGAGCCGACCTCGGCACTCGACCCGCAATTGGTGGGCGAAGTCCTTTCCGTCATTCGTGACCTCGCCCATGAGCACGACCTGACAATGTTGCTTGTCACGCACGAAATGCGGTTTGCCCGCGAAGTGTCGGACCGGGTCTGCTTCTTCGATAAAGGCCGCATCTGCGAGGAGGGTCTGCCGGAAGAGATATTCGGCTCGCCGAAACAGGAGCGGACGCGCGAATTCCTCTCTTCGGTACTAAGGTAA